A window of Psychroflexus sp. ALD_RP9 contains these coding sequences:
- a CDS encoding GumC family protein encodes MEEEFELEDKTTNFDFKGFIFKILSYWYLVIVCVLIGLGIAYYINVRKLPVYKIGSMITVKDDSNPLFTANTSLTFNYGGVSDKVSTVVTTLSTRTHNEKVVRKLRSYISYSKEGEYQQVNAYDEVPFYFFDDTLKYQAKGVPFQIKVLDSTQFEFKVEFKDLEEAEKTIDFTKYSTIESKQKVIPNQVYRKVLQFNDTINTPFFKGRVLLNGNPIIVNKPYTVQFNGFYPTVKRYQDIQINTESKGSSIINLSLTGGNKAELVDYLNTTVKVLSQDALERKNLFATKTIRFVDSILTEKSKELSDVERELNQFKIENDIIDLTEESANLKSKLREYDNEIIALERQLDYYDDLETYLVKRTDYSNLPAPSVAGIEESSISDAVAKIVELSLKRGSYSYGLKSKMPNFADIDRNIDALKRVILENLSSSRNLLRKQRRDLQTKIAQIEAEVRELPKDQQELLKIERRFQISQNTYTIFLQKRNEASLIKAANVSDIKIIDEAKDTGGGKIGPNTQLNYVMAILLGSLIPLVFVFIIVLLDNKISNPTDIEKLSQIPVIGLIGKSTLDSNLAVLSKPRSSISESFRGIRASLQFLYKQQKSSDQATKTTLVTSSVSGEGKTFTAINLASVFALSGKKTILVGLDLRKPKIFDDFNLTNETGVVNYLIGQKSLDEVIQQTSYDNLDLLVSGPVPPNPSELLMGETMDAFIDELKKRYDHIVLDTPPIGLVSDAVNLFKYSDANLYLVRQNYTKNGMLGLINEKYQKGEVSNISFVLNYFEHKAKYGYGYGYGYGYGYGYGGYGYGRYGNGYHELEKTYSWRKKIKRKIKKRIRKLIK; translated from the coding sequence ATGGAGGAAGAATTTGAGTTAGAAGACAAAACCACTAATTTCGATTTTAAAGGATTTATCTTTAAAATATTGAGTTATTGGTACTTAGTAATTGTTTGTGTGCTTATTGGCTTAGGGATAGCCTACTACATTAATGTTAGAAAACTACCCGTATATAAAATTGGTAGTATGATTACCGTTAAAGATGATAGCAACCCTTTGTTTACGGCTAACACTAGTTTAACCTTTAATTATGGAGGTGTTTCAGACAAAGTTTCAACAGTTGTGACCACTTTATCTACAAGAACTCATAATGAAAAGGTTGTCAGGAAATTACGTTCTTACATTTCTTACTCCAAGGAAGGAGAATATCAACAAGTTAATGCTTATGACGAAGTCCCGTTCTATTTTTTTGATGACACCTTAAAGTATCAAGCTAAAGGTGTACCATTTCAAATAAAGGTACTTGATTCAACCCAATTTGAGTTTAAAGTTGAATTTAAAGATTTAGAAGAAGCTGAAAAAACAATCGACTTTACTAAATACAGCACAATTGAATCTAAGCAAAAAGTAATTCCGAATCAGGTTTATAGAAAGGTACTGCAATTTAATGATACTATTAATACACCTTTTTTTAAAGGGAGAGTCTTGTTAAATGGAAACCCAATTATTGTTAATAAGCCATACACTGTTCAGTTCAATGGTTTTTATCCTACCGTTAAGCGCTACCAAGATATTCAAATTAATACAGAATCTAAAGGTTCTTCTATCATTAACTTGAGCCTTACTGGAGGAAATAAAGCTGAATTAGTAGATTATCTTAACACAACAGTTAAAGTTTTAAGTCAGGATGCTCTAGAACGGAAAAACTTATTTGCCACTAAAACAATCCGCTTTGTTGATAGTATTTTGACTGAAAAGTCTAAAGAGCTTTCAGATGTAGAACGAGAGTTAAATCAATTTAAAATTGAAAATGATATCATTGATTTAACTGAGGAGAGTGCCAATTTAAAATCGAAACTAAGAGAATACGATAACGAGATTATTGCTCTTGAACGCCAATTAGATTATTATGATGATCTCGAAACCTACCTAGTTAAACGCACTGATTATTCTAATTTGCCTGCACCATCAGTCGCTGGGATTGAAGAATCTAGCATTAGTGATGCGGTTGCTAAAATAGTTGAGTTATCATTAAAAAGAGGAAGTTATAGTTATGGCTTAAAATCTAAAATGCCTAATTTCGCTGATATCGATCGAAACATTGATGCTTTAAAACGGGTTATCCTTGAAAACTTGAGTTCTTCTCGAAATTTATTGCGTAAACAGCGTCGAGATTTGCAAACTAAAATTGCACAGATAGAAGCCGAAGTCCGTGAACTACCTAAAGACCAACAAGAATTGCTAAAAATAGAGCGTCGCTTCCAAATCAGTCAAAATACCTATACTATTTTCCTTCAAAAAAGAAATGAGGCTAGCCTTATAAAAGCGGCTAATGTCAGTGACATTAAAATTATTGATGAAGCCAAAGATACTGGTGGTGGTAAAATTGGCCCAAACACCCAGCTTAATTATGTTATGGCAATTTTGTTAGGTTCACTAATTCCTTTGGTTTTTGTATTTATTATTGTTTTGTTAGATAATAAGATCTCAAACCCAACCGATATTGAGAAGTTATCACAAATCCCTGTTATTGGCTTAATTGGTAAAAGTACGCTGGACTCTAATCTTGCAGTTTTAAGTAAACCTCGATCTTCAATTTCTGAGAGTTTTAGAGGTATTCGGGCAAGTTTACAATTTCTGTATAAACAACAAAAGTCTTCAGATCAAGCAACTAAAACTACTTTAGTTACCTCATCTGTTAGTGGTGAAGGTAAAACTTTTACGGCCATCAATTTAGCTTCAGTGTTTGCTTTGAGTGGCAAAAAAACCATTTTGGTGGGTTTAGATTTACGGAAACCGAAAATTTTTGATGACTTCAATTTAACGAATGAAACAGGTGTTGTGAATTATCTGATAGGACAAAAGTCTCTTGATGAAGTTATTCAACAGACAAGCTATGATAATTTAGACTTATTAGTCTCTGGTCCAGTTCCACCAAACCCTTCAGAATTATTAATGGGTGAAACAATGGATGCTTTTATCGATGAACTTAAAAAGCGTTATGACCATATCGTCCTTGATACACCGCCAATAGGTCTTGTTTCAGATGCTGTTAATCTTTTTAAATATAGTGATGCTAATTTGTACCTCGTACGTCAAAATTATACTAAAAATGGTATGCTAGGTTTAATCAACGAGAAGTATCAAAAAGGCGAAGTAAGTAATATTAGTTTTGTACTTAATTACTTTGAGCATAAAGCCAAATATGGCTACGGCTATGGTTACGGTTATGGCTACGGCTACGGTTATGGTGGTTATGGTTATGGGCGTTATGGCAACGGCTATCATGAGCTTGAAAAAACCTATTCTTGGCGTAAAAAAATTAAGCGAAAAATAAAAAAACGCATCCGTAAACTAATTAAATAA